From one Streptomyces sp. SCSIO 30461 genomic stretch:
- a CDS encoding YiaA/YiaB family inner membrane protein, which yields MSDAQIKQQNTTAYYAQAAISFGIALGAVTLGIVNLDADAWVRAFLGIAVLYLTTSSFTLAKVVRDKQEAGQIVSRVDQARLEKLLAEHDPFQKL from the coding sequence ATGAGCGACGCGCAGATCAAGCAGCAGAACACGACGGCCTACTACGCGCAGGCCGCGATCTCCTTCGGTATCGCCCTCGGCGCGGTCACCCTCGGCATCGTCAACCTGGATGCCGACGCCTGGGTGCGGGCCTTCCTCGGCATCGCCGTGCTCTACCTGACGACATCGTCCTTCACTCTGGCCAAGGTCGTCCGTGACAAGCAGGAGGCCGGGCAGATCGTCAGCCGGGTGGACCAAGCCCGGCTGGAGAAGCTGCTGGCAGAACACGACCCGTTCCAGAAGCTGTGA
- a CDS encoding acyl-CoA dehydrogenase family protein: MVDLKLGEEHEAVRELARDFVGREVTPRAAEWDRDEDVDRTIVGKLGAVGFLGLTIDERYGGSGGDHLAYCLVTEELGRGDSSVRGIVSVSLGLVTKTIAAWGSEEQKQSWLPRLTSGGALGCFGLTEPGTGSDAGSLATRAVPDGGDYVINGSKMFITNGTWAEVVLLFARTNDSPGHLGVSAFLLPAETPGLTRRAIHGKLGLRGQATAELVLQDVRVPASAMLGPEGKGFSVAMSALAKGRMSVAAGCVGIAQAALDAAVGYAGQREQFGKPIASYQLVQELISDIAVDVDAARLLTWRVADLIDRGEDFATAASKAKLFASEAAVRAANNALQVFGGYGYVDEYPVGKLLRDARVMTLYEGTSQIQKLIIGRALTGVSAF; this comes from the coding sequence CTGGTGGATCTGAAGCTCGGCGAGGAGCACGAGGCCGTCCGGGAACTTGCCCGAGACTTCGTCGGGCGTGAGGTCACGCCCCGTGCCGCCGAGTGGGACCGGGACGAAGACGTCGATCGGACTATCGTGGGAAAGCTCGGTGCCGTCGGCTTCCTGGGGCTCACGATCGACGAGCGCTACGGCGGTTCGGGCGGTGACCACCTCGCGTACTGCCTGGTCACCGAGGAACTCGGTCGTGGCGACTCGTCGGTGCGCGGTATCGTCTCCGTCTCCCTGGGGCTGGTCACCAAGACCATCGCGGCCTGGGGGAGCGAGGAGCAGAAGCAGTCCTGGCTGCCACGGCTGACCTCGGGGGGCGCCCTTGGCTGCTTCGGGCTCACTGAGCCCGGCACCGGGTCCGACGCCGGCAGCCTCGCCACTCGTGCCGTACCGGACGGCGGCGACTACGTCATCAACGGTTCGAAGATGTTCATCACCAACGGCACCTGGGCCGAAGTCGTGCTGCTCTTCGCCCGCACCAACGACAGCCCGGGGCACCTGGGCGTATCGGCGTTCCTTCTGCCCGCGGAGACGCCGGGGCTGACCCGCCGCGCCATCCACGGCAAACTCGGACTGCGCGGCCAGGCAACCGCCGAACTGGTGCTCCAGGATGTCCGTGTTCCCGCCTCGGCGATGCTCGGCCCGGAGGGGAAGGGCTTCTCGGTCGCCATGTCCGCGCTGGCCAAGGGGCGGATGTCGGTGGCTGCCGGCTGCGTCGGTATCGCCCAGGCGGCACTGGACGCCGCCGTCGGCTATGCGGGTCAGCGCGAGCAGTTCGGCAAGCCGATCGCCTCGTACCAGCTGGTGCAGGAGCTGATCAGTGACATCGCGGTCGACGTGGACGCGGCACGCCTGCTGACCTGGCGGGTGGCCGATCTCATCGACCGGGGCGAGGATTTCGCCACGGCCGCGTCCAAGGCGAAACTGTTCGCCTCCGAAGCCGCCGTGCGTGCCGCGAACAATGCGCTCCAGGTGTTCGGCGGCTACGGCTATGTCGATGAGTACCCGGTGGGCAAACTGCTGCGCGACGCCCGGGTGATGACCCTGTACGAGGGCACCAGTCAGATACAGAAGCTGATCATCGGCCGCGCCCTGACCGGAGTCTCCGCGTTCTGA
- a CDS encoding TetR family transcriptional regulator yields the protein MARPRKPLLSRERIVAAAGALVDAEGLDAVSTRRLAAELGVSGPSLYNHFRNKDEILDAVADAVSAKVDLSMFDASDERDWRTALHDWALSYRAALTEHPNIVPVLARGPGRRPAGLKVADTVFGAMVRCGWPPSQATHIGALMRYFITGSALGSFARGFVDDKTAYDPADYPHLGQAHLLADRQQQVDDGAFATGLRALLDGLSVQFALPNERSATEASGARRSGGAQDSTGS from the coding sequence ATGGCCCGACCGCGCAAGCCCCTGCTCAGCAGAGAACGCATCGTCGCGGCGGCGGGCGCACTGGTGGACGCGGAAGGGCTGGACGCCGTCTCCACCCGCCGGCTCGCCGCCGAGCTCGGGGTGAGCGGCCCTTCGCTCTACAACCACTTCCGCAACAAGGACGAGATCCTGGACGCGGTCGCCGACGCCGTCAGCGCCAAGGTGGACCTGTCGATGTTCGACGCCTCGGACGAACGCGACTGGCGCACCGCCCTGCACGACTGGGCCCTCTCCTACCGCGCGGCCCTCACCGAGCACCCCAATATCGTCCCGGTCCTGGCGCGCGGCCCCGGACGCAGACCCGCCGGACTGAAGGTCGCCGACACCGTCTTCGGGGCGATGGTGCGATGCGGCTGGCCGCCGTCCCAAGCCACCCATATCGGTGCGCTGATGCGGTACTTCATCACCGGTTCGGCACTGGGGTCCTTCGCCCGCGGTTTCGTCGACGACAAGACGGCCTACGACCCGGCCGACTACCCTCACCTCGGCCAGGCCCATCTGCTCGCCGATCGGCAGCAGCAGGTGGACGACGGGGCGTTCGCGACGGGGCTGAGGGCACTGCTGGACGGGCTGTCCGTGCAGTTCGCGCTGCCGAACGAGCGGAGCGCGACGGAGGCATCCGGGGCGCGGCGGTCGGGCGGCGCACAGGACTCGACGGGCAGCTGA
- a CDS encoding zinc-binding dehydrogenase: MVRAAVLPAIGSPLEITGIELPEPGPGQVRVRIAAAGVCHSDLSLSNGTMRLPVPAVLGHEGAGTVVSVGESVTHVAPGDGVVLNWAPSCGKCHHCSIGEVWLCSDALSGTGRVHAVAEDGTELHPGLNVAAFAEETVVAANCVLPLPGGVPLTEAALLGCAALTGYGAVHHSARVREGESVVVFGVGGVGLATLQSARIAGASAIIAVDVSPAKEELARRAGATEYVVASDATAREIRKLTAGQGADVAIECVGRPETIRTAWDSTRRGGRTTVVGIGGRDQQVTFNALEIFHWGRTLSGCVYGNSDPARDLPVLAEHIRAGRLDLSALVSERIGLDGIPAAFDNMIAGQGARALVVF, from the coding sequence ATGGTCCGCGCCGCCGTCCTGCCCGCCATCGGCTCCCCCCTGGAGATCACCGGGATCGAGCTCCCCGAGCCCGGCCCCGGCCAGGTGAGGGTCCGTATCGCCGCCGCTGGGGTCTGCCATTCCGATCTGTCCCTGTCCAACGGCACCATGCGGCTGCCGGTGCCCGCGGTGCTCGGCCATGAGGGAGCCGGCACCGTCGTGTCCGTCGGAGAGAGCGTCACCCATGTGGCGCCCGGTGACGGGGTCGTCCTCAACTGGGCGCCGTCCTGCGGGAAGTGCCACCACTGCTCGATCGGCGAGGTCTGGCTCTGCTCGGACGCACTCAGCGGCACGGGCAGGGTGCACGCCGTGGCCGAGGACGGCACCGAACTCCACCCCGGCCTCAACGTCGCGGCGTTCGCTGAGGAGACCGTCGTCGCTGCGAACTGCGTCCTGCCCCTCCCGGGCGGAGTGCCGCTCACCGAGGCCGCGCTGCTCGGGTGCGCGGCGCTCACCGGCTACGGAGCCGTGCACCACAGCGCCAGGGTCCGCGAGGGCGAGTCGGTGGTCGTGTTCGGAGTCGGCGGCGTCGGCCTGGCGACCCTCCAGTCCGCCCGGATCGCGGGCGCTTCCGCCATCATCGCGGTGGACGTGTCCCCCGCGAAGGAGGAACTGGCCCGCCGTGCCGGTGCCACCGAGTACGTGGTCGCCTCCGACGCCACCGCGCGTGAGATCCGCAAGCTGACCGCCGGTCAGGGCGCCGACGTGGCCATCGAGTGCGTGGGGCGGCCGGAGACGATCCGTACCGCGTGGGATTCGACAAGGCGCGGCGGCCGCACGACCGTCGTCGGCATCGGCGGCAGGGACCAGCAGGTCACCTTCAACGCCCTGGAGATCTTCCACTGGGGCAGGACCCTCTCGGGCTGCGTCTACGGCAACTCCGACCCGGCGCGTGATCTCCCGGTGCTGGCGGAGCACATCCGCGCGGGCCGGCTCGATCTGAGCGCGCTGGTAAGCGAGCGGATCGGGCTGGACGGCATCCCGGCCGCGTTCGACAACATGATCGCGGGGCAGGGCGCCAGGGCGCTGGTCGTCTTCTGA
- a CDS encoding aldehyde dehydrogenase family protein, whose amino-acid sequence MKAYDGMYIGGHWRPAVGTGTIAVVNPADEQVIGHVPAGGAEDVDAAVRAARAAFPAWAATPPAERAARIGALRDVLAARMDEIAETVTAELGAPAQLASTVHAGLPVLVAGSYAELAASYSFEEQIGNSTVLLEPVGVVGAITPWNYPLHQIVAKVAPALAAGCTIVLKPAEDTPLTARLFAEAVHEAGLPAGVFNLVTGLGPVAGQALAEHPGVDLVSFTGSTAVGRQIGATAGAAVKRVALELGGKSANVILPSADLAKAVNVGIANVMSNSGQTCSAWTRMLVHTDQYDEAVELAAEAVAKYVPGERVGPLVNAEQQRRVRGYIEQGVAEGARLVAGGPEAPHPTGYFVAPTVFADVTPEMTIAQEEIFGPVVSILRYEDEDDALRIANGTVYGLAGAVWGERSEAVAFARRMDTGQVDINGGRFNPLAPFGGYKQSGIGRELGPHGLAEYLHTKSLQF is encoded by the coding sequence ATGAAGGCCTACGACGGGATGTACATCGGCGGACACTGGCGGCCCGCCGTGGGTACCGGCACCATCGCGGTGGTGAACCCGGCGGACGAGCAGGTCATCGGCCATGTCCCGGCAGGTGGCGCCGAGGATGTGGACGCGGCGGTACGCGCCGCACGTGCCGCCTTCCCCGCCTGGGCCGCCACCCCGCCCGCCGAACGCGCGGCCCGTATCGGCGCGCTGCGCGACGTGCTCGCGGCCCGCATGGACGAGATCGCCGAAACCGTCACCGCCGAACTCGGCGCCCCCGCGCAGCTCGCCAGCACCGTCCACGCGGGCCTGCCGGTCCTGGTCGCCGGTTCGTACGCGGAGCTCGCCGCCTCGTACTCGTTCGAGGAGCAGATCGGCAATTCCACCGTGCTGCTGGAGCCGGTGGGTGTCGTCGGTGCCATCACGCCCTGGAACTACCCGCTGCACCAGATCGTGGCCAAGGTCGCCCCTGCGCTGGCGGCGGGCTGCACGATCGTGCTCAAGCCCGCTGAGGACACCCCGCTGACCGCCCGGCTGTTCGCCGAGGCCGTGCATGAGGCGGGGCTGCCCGCAGGGGTGTTCAACCTGGTCACGGGGCTCGGTCCGGTCGCGGGACAGGCGCTCGCCGAACATCCGGGGGTGGACCTGGTGTCCTTCACCGGCTCCACCGCCGTCGGCCGGCAGATCGGTGCGACCGCGGGCGCGGCCGTCAAGCGCGTGGCGCTTGAGCTCGGCGGAAAGTCCGCCAATGTGATCCTGCCGAGTGCCGATCTGGCCAAGGCCGTGAACGTCGGCATCGCCAACGTCATGTCCAACTCCGGCCAGACGTGCAGCGCCTGGACCCGCATGCTGGTCCACACCGATCAGTACGACGAGGCCGTGGAGCTGGCTGCTGAGGCGGTCGCCAAGTACGTACCCGGTGAGCGCGTCGGCCCGCTCGTCAACGCCGAGCAGCAGCGACGGGTGCGCGGCTACATCGAGCAGGGCGTCGCCGAAGGGGCCCGGCTGGTCGCCGGCGGCCCGGAAGCCCCGCACCCGACCGGATACTTCGTCGCCCCGACCGTCTTCGCCGACGTCACGCCCGAGATGACGATCGCGCAGGAGGAGATCTTCGGCCCGGTGGTCTCGATCCTGCGCTACGAGGACGAGGACGACGCGCTGCGGATCGCCAACGGCACCGTGTACGGTCTCGCGGGCGCGGTGTGGGGGGAGAGGAGCGAGGCCGTCGCCTTCGCCCGGCGGATGGACACCGGACAGGTCGACATCAACGGCGGGCGCTTCAACCCGCTGGCGCCGTTCGGCGGATACAAGCAGTCCGGCATCGGCCGTGAACTCGGCCCGCACGGCCTCGCCGAGTACCTGCACACCAAGTCCCTGCAGTTCTGA
- the hmgA gene encoding homogentisate 1,2-dioxygenase produces the protein MSGNGTSGNSTEQARKTANGLVYLSGFGNEHGSEAAPGALPLGRNSPQRAPLGLYAEQLSGSAFTEPRAQNRRSWLYRIRPSAAHPPFTRVDNGALRSAPFTETVPDPNRLRWNPLPEPAPGTDWLAGLWTLGGNGDATQRTGMAVHLYHANAAMERRVFSDADGELLIVPEHGGLLLRTEFGLLAAHPGEMALIPRGVRFRVELLDDTARGYVCENYGAPFQLPDLGPIGANGLANARDFRAPVAAYEDVEGPVDVVNKFCGNLWAATYDHSPLDVVAWHGNHLPYVYDLHRFNVIGTISYDHPDPSIFTVLTSPTDTPGLASVDFVVFAPRWLVGEDTFRPPYFHRNVMSEYMGLIEGAYDAKTAGEGGFVPGGGSLHNMMSAHGPDRETFDKASAAELKPQRVDDGLAFMFETRWPVTATQQAAGAGHLQQGYDDVWQGLERHFRP, from the coding sequence ATGAGCGGCAACGGAACGAGCGGCAACAGCACCGAGCAGGCCAGGAAGACCGCCAACGGCCTGGTGTACCTGTCGGGCTTCGGCAACGAACACGGCTCCGAGGCCGCTCCGGGCGCCCTGCCGCTGGGCCGGAACTCACCGCAGCGGGCCCCGCTCGGCCTCTACGCGGAGCAGCTCAGCGGCTCCGCCTTCACCGAGCCGCGCGCCCAGAACCGGCGCTCCTGGCTGTACCGGATCAGGCCGTCCGCCGCCCACCCGCCGTTCACCCGGGTCGACAACGGCGCGTTGCGCTCCGCGCCCTTCACGGAGACCGTGCCGGACCCCAACCGGCTCCGCTGGAACCCGCTGCCCGAGCCGGCACCCGGTACCGACTGGTTGGCCGGCCTCTGGACCCTCGGCGGCAACGGCGACGCCACCCAGCGCACCGGAATGGCCGTGCACCTCTACCACGCCAATGCCGCCATGGAGCGGCGCGTATTCAGCGACGCCGACGGCGAGCTGCTGATCGTGCCGGAACACGGCGGGCTGCTGCTGCGCACCGAGTTCGGCCTGCTCGCCGCCCATCCGGGGGAGATGGCGCTGATCCCGCGCGGCGTACGCTTCCGGGTCGAGCTGCTCGACGACACGGCGCGGGGCTATGTCTGCGAGAACTACGGCGCCCCCTTCCAGCTCCCGGACCTCGGACCGATCGGCGCCAACGGGCTGGCGAACGCACGGGACTTCCGCGCCCCGGTCGCCGCGTACGAGGACGTCGAGGGCCCCGTGGACGTGGTCAACAAGTTCTGCGGCAACCTGTGGGCCGCCACCTACGACCACTCCCCGCTCGATGTGGTGGCCTGGCACGGCAACCACCTGCCGTACGTCTACGACCTGCACCGCTTCAACGTGATCGGCACGATCTCCTACGACCACCCGGACCCGTCGATCTTCACCGTGCTCACCTCGCCGACCGACACCCCTGGGCTCGCGAGTGTGGACTTCGTGGTGTTCGCACCACGCTGGCTGGTCGGCGAGGACACCTTCCGTCCGCCGTACTTCCACCGCAATGTGATGAGTGAGTACATGGGCCTGATCGAGGGGGCCTACGACGCCAAGACCGCGGGCGAGGGCGGCTTCGTCCCGGGCGGCGGCTCGCTCCACAACATGATGTCCGCGCACGGACCCGACCGGGAGACCTTCGACAAGGCCAGCGCCGCCGAGCTGAAGCCCCAGAGGGTCGACGACGGTCTCGCTTTCATGTTCGAGACGCGGTGGCCCGTGACCGCGACCCAGCAGGCCGCGGGAGCCGGGCACCTGCAGCAGGGATACGACGACGTATGGCAAGGTCTCGAGCGCCACTTCCGGCCGTAG